GACCCTGCGGATCTCGAAACCTTCTACCCGCCCGGGATGAAGTCGCAGCGTGCCGTCGGGACGCAGGTGCCGGTCGGCACCGGGGTGATCTCGGCGGTCTCGCCGGCGTCGGGGGTGTGGTCGGTCGTGGTGGTCGCCGACGTGCTGGTGCTGCAGCCGGACGGCAAACGCGCGGCCACCCTGCTGTGCGCCCAGGTGGCGATGAGCGGTACCGACGCCGCCTACGTCGCCACCGCGCTGCCCGCGGTCGTGGCGTGCCCGGGCACCGGTGGCGCCGTCCAGCTGGTTTACGACGAGGTCGCTGATCCGGGTGGGCCGGTCGGGCAGTCGGTCACGGGATTTCTGGCCGCGTACCTGGCGGGGCAAGGCCAGCTCGACCGGTTCGTCAGCCCTGGGGCAAGCGTTGCCCTGCCGTGTCCGGTGCCGTATGCGGCGGTGCAGGTGACCGAGGTGCGCACGCACGAGAAGTTCGAGCCGGGGCAAGCGGCGAGGCCGGTCGACGGAACGGTCGTCCACAGCTTCGTCCATGCCTGGGGATGGGATGCCACCGGGCAGAGCACGCCGGTCGACTACGCGCTGACCCTGGTCGCGCGGGCTGGCCGGTGGGAGATCAACCGCATCGATCCGGCGCCGCTGACGGCGGGCCGGTAGGCAAGGGAGAAGTCCGATGATCGTGCTCGCCGCCGATGTGAAGTCCTGGATCGACACCAACCTGGCCTGGGGTGACCAGTCCGTCCGGCGGCTGATCCTGCTAGCGGCGATCGTCGGCGGGATCGGCCTGCTGGTCGGCACCCGAGGGAATTTCACCCGGGCGATCAAGTACGGCGTGATCGCGGCGATCTTCCTCGGCATCCTGCTCAACCTCGACGCGGTCGCCGGCATGTTCGGCGCCTGGTTCACCCATTGACCGCCCCGAAGAGCCGCGGCGATGTCCTGGTCGGCCGGTCATACACGCGGTCGCGGCGGTTTC
This window of the Amycolatopsis balhimycina FH 1894 genome carries:
- a CDS encoding conjugal transfer protein, whose translation is MIVRRDRGGAGSSPLVKLLPDRDVEPALRGAAHRVGRWVAWLAVLASPLLTIAGLIVLQPAGAPSMRDGGAPAPSTSPQGWAEMYVRSWLSATRDDPADLETFYPPGMKSQRAVGTQVPVGTGVISAVSPASGVWSVVVVADVLVLQPDGKRAATLLCAQVAMSGTDAAYVATALPAVVACPGTGGAVQLVYDEVADPGGPVGQSVTGFLAAYLAGQGQLDRFVSPGASVALPCPVPYAAVQVTEVRTHEKFEPGQAARPVDGTVVHSFVHAWGWDATGQSTPVDYALTLVARAGRWEINRIDPAPLTAGR